CTAGCAAATTCATTACAAAAACTCATTACTGGAATACTCAATATAGAGATCTCAGTACTAAGTCCAAGAACTTGTTATTAGGATGTAATTGTCTGAATAAAATAGAGACCAAACTGGAATCAATTTAGACTTATGTTTGCTGATATGGCTGTCTCACAAATGAAATCCCTTTGCACGTCTTCACATCAATTGTATCATTCCACCTCTCTGCCTATCTTTCCTTGCCTGTCTGTCTATAATTTGATTATGTAATTCTTTCTGCTGTGTTCACCTCCCTTGTGTGCTGTTCAGGGTATTCAGGTAGCAACACACAAGATTAATTTTGACACCGAGAAAATAATCTGACAGCTGAGAAATGCGGACTGTaaagttggcttttttttttcagtacacaGTGATGTGCAAGCAACCTCAAATATTAGGAATACTTTACATTAATATCATCTAAatgtttctgttattattattttatttagcaactATTTTAGCAACAAATGTGGTCTTTCAGCTTTTAGGAATCTTTTCAGATGCATCCCCATGGTTGAATAAGGACTTTAGTTTGTTAGCATGGTAAATCATGTCTAACCGAATTATACAAAACCTGCATAATATATTAAATGGTATATATCAGTATATATCATAATGACACTTAATTACATAGAACTACACATATCAATGCGAAATCCAATGTACCACATGAAAGCCATtcaaatgaaatcaataaataaaatgatactATTGTTTAAGAAACACTGAAAAAAGTCTCTAATACTCTGTGTCAGACATGATTTTTACATACGTCCATTCACTGTAATACGAGAGAAAGAGCTCACAGACCCTGCTGTATATAGAATTATGTGCTGGAAGTATTGGACAATGTTATATGAATAATAAAAGCTACATTGTCTATATGTATATGAAATGTATATGATTGTTTTATTGTACTGCAGGGGCAAATATTCAGCTACTTTATTCAAACACATATTGCTTAAATGTCCATATTCAGGTCCACCAGAAGTatcacagaatatatatatatatatatatatatatatatatatatatatatatacagtgcttgcTACGTAAGTCTCCCTGCcctaacattaaaaataaatatccaAAAGTGTCATCCACTAACTATGATTGAGTTAATCAATGCCATTCCCATCTTGATTCAATACTACTGCTACCTACGACCAATAGGTAACTAGAAATCTGTTATGGTGACCAAAGTCTGACCAGGCCATGCCATCCACACCAACTGTAAACTACTGTGCTCCTGTAATAGGTACAATACATTTCCTATGTGTACAGTACACCTCTAATGTCTAACCAGTCCCCTGGCCTCTATCCACAAAACAAGGCCATTACATTGTGTGATAAATGAAGAAGGCTCATAAAAGCAGAAAAGTAGAACAACAGGAAAGACATACCAATATTTAATTTCAcatgtaattatattttaaaccatAGGGAGAATAATAATGAGCTTCAGTGCGTCCTTGTTGAAGTATTTAACTTGATTAACCACCTGCCTGTCGGGATGCTGCTTTCCGCAGTAACATTGACTAATTTTTCACGCTGTATGTTTTTGTGGAACTGTTCAATATCCCATGGCCCACATGCAAAGATTACTAGCACAGCATTTGAAACATGTTCATGTAGTGTATCTGCAAAGCCTTGCATAGTTCTTTATTTAATAACTGGATGTTACCAGCTGAGCAGGGTTGAATCAATATTCTTATATTCCCCTTTATCAAATTCCAGCAGCTGCCTGCAAAACTGCTTTCTGGTGAATTATTGGCTTCTGCTGTTTTAGTATACTGCCAAattctgttgttttgttttacctaAATTTGTATGAGGTACAATGAGGTATGATATTAAAATGCGCAGTGGCAACTCAAATATAATTATACATGAATTTAACTATTATTTTGTGCTTGACTCCAAAGAAAATTCCACATGTATTAATATGAACAGACTTTTTCCAACTCTTGTTCATAAGAATGACCACCTATTGTAAAGTGTCACCACTAATGGTAAAAAATAGACTCAACTCTCCCCAAGCTGCactggaaattaaaatactatcACTGGGACAGGTGCTTTTCATCTTACTGCTAAACCCCCAACCCTTTTTGACAAGACTTGTCCAGAACCAAACCACAGCAATGAAATGTCATCAATCAGCAAATGCTTGTGCAATACCTACTGCTTCTGTAAAGTTTAATGCATTAGTTATTAGGGTCTCAAAGTGATCAGTGTGCCCTATTGGAAACAGATGCACATTTGAAATAGTGATAATTGATGTTTCCAGAGGGAATATGTTCAATATTTCTGGTTTTAAACctgaggagtttttttttttttttttttaatataattctaATGCAACACATTACATACCAAAACCTCACTATACATTTAGTATTCTTAAACTTTTAAGTGCACACTTTGCCTGGGTTTAAATGAGACAGATGGATTATTTTCCCATTGGAAACCACAGGTTCCCTCAAGCTGGCCACAGAGTGCTCCCCATGTGAAATCAATGAGCTCCCTGAACACGGCAGACACTGCACAAGCACTCTGTGAACTTCTCCGCTTCTTAGATCAAAGACAAAAAGGGGAAGAAATATCTAATACACTAAATACACACAGAGATAGATATAGACTGAAATGCGGGTAGTTTTATTCATGTACAGTATACGTTTTTATAATACACCAGTACCtataataacatttttacatatacaaaAACTAATAACATACATACatcaataaatacatcaataaatacagGTCCACTACTAGAAATACTTCTTCATCATCTACAGCTACTACAGTCTAATACTACAACTAATACAATTATATTCATCAGATTTTACTGTTCgactgatagacagacagaccattcTGTGTTGAGCATTTACATATGAATGTGTATTACACTTATTAATCAATTCCATTGCTAAAAATCGCAGCTTTGGAACTCTGTGGACTGGAATGGGGTTACAGACGAATCCGTGCAGAGCACAGCGAAGAGCAAATGTCAGGGCGCATTCTTACACGCCGAACTTTGCACGGGTCTAAAGAAATGTGGGAATTAgtcaacaaaataaacacacaaatacatacataaataaataaataataataaaaagaacaatAACGCAGAATAATAAAGCCTAGCCTGCCTCTAAAAAAATCACTTTAATGCGTATTTTTAAAAACAGCGTTTTGTATTGCACATTTTTATTCAAAGAAGTGTGATAACTGCGGTAGAATTAAACCCCAAAACGAGAACCGCTCCATGCACCTACCTTAGATCCTTGATGGATTTAAAGGTCCACAGTCGTTTCTTTGCTTTTTCTGACAAAAAGAACCTATGTTGTTGGAGATGTCCTGACTAGTGTGTAGAGCAGCGTTTCgttctttaattatttttctaaaaGAGAGGGGTAAATTCCAATGCTCCTGTCCATCCACCGTGCGCTTTCTGGACAGCCGGAGTTGGATGGGGATTGGGAGAAGAAACGCTCAGTGAAAGAGAGAGGAGGGTGGGGTGAGCGTGCGAGGGagggagcgagcgagcgagcgagcgagagggGGAGTTACAGTGAGTTAAAATGACAAGCCAACAAGAGGTGTGGCTACTATCAAAGAAAATGCTGCAAACTATGTAATAACGAGTGTCCGTGTATATCCGCGTAGTACAGGTTAATATTTGCTTGTGGTTTCTGTAGGAGAAATAATGTGTACCTGTCAGACATTGACAGCACTCAGCACGGGGGAGAGATGACAAGCACTCGTGTCTGCTGGCCGGACCTGGTGGTTTACTGGTTTTCAGTAGGTTGTACTGGTTCAAGAGACTTGGTGTTGGTTGTTGAACTGGTTTAATAACATAGGTCAATCCTTACCAGCTGAAGTTCTGAATGCAACTTTTATATAGCCTACCTGCTGGGTGCCCAGTGAATCAACTCATGTTgcttaaaattatgaaaaaataaaataaaaacgattTTCTGGAAAATTCAAAAAGATGGGGTGGATAACTTAATAACCTACACACATTTTAGTTTACAGAAAATGCTATTGTGTTCGTAATAGGTAGCAAGGATAGGATAACGGAAATGAAAATGGGGTTATCAAGGTTTCCAGGACACCCCCCATTTTTGTTTGATTTCTATAAGAAAATATAGTTTTATGGCTGATCTCTTTCTTCTAAATAGGCTGTTGTCataatggttatatatatatatatatatatatatatatatatatatatatatatatatatatatatatatataaacaatcttgaatacatacaaaatgaatacattaattaataataCACGCCACTGCTATTAATGAGATTAAATGACATCACATTGACAGTGATGCATATTTTATATTCATGGCTAGGGTATGTATgccacaaatgtattttttcactgatttattatttgattttaatCGTGTTCAGCTATTTGTTTATATAACAACAAACATTATAAATACCGTtctttaataataacaacatgcatTAAGTGAAAattcatgacagttctgcttgaAAAGTGAACTAGAAAACTTATGCTGGGCAGTTTAGGACACATTTCTGAAATATAAAACTAGTTTTTagtcaattttaaaacaaatcactaatatctacaaaacattattttaaaactatttacaacAATAAACCAGACTGCACAAGGAAGTAAAAGCAAATGCTgcgtttattttgaaaaataacacattctttTGTAATGCTGTGAATTCAGCTTTCCATTCACAAAACACCAAACCACCTTGGATTTTTAATCATTTATTGACATGATCCACCGATCAACAGGCAATTCCTAAACCGCCCGATTGTCTTTAATAACACTTGTGGTGAACCATGAAAGGCCCTCTTTCATTGTAATCCTGACTTGAGACCCACATGGGTTGGAAGCTGTTGAGGCAGGCCATGATGGAGCCTCCAACCCAGGCAGAGAACTCACGGTGGGGGCCGGCAATGACATTTATCTTGGCTCCTCGGGGGGCCAGTTTGATCATCTCTTTTTTGAGGCGCTCAGGGAAGCCACGCAGCAGAGATGAGCCACCACATACCATTATACTGTCCATCATCTGCTCATGCTGCTCCGTCGGACACTTCTGGAGGCTGTTCATGGTCATGACGTGGATCCCAGCCTCCGACACCCCCAGAGTAGAGGGGCAAAATAGGATTTCAGGGCAGCGGAATCGCTCGCTACCCAGGGTGATAGCATGCCCATCCGGAAGCACATAATCCATGAGGTAGCCCCTCTCTTCAGACCTCAGCTCAGCCTCGTAGTCCTGAGAGATATAGCAGCATTGCTTCTTGATCTCACGCACCACAGGTTTCTCCTGGGAGCTGAAACGGTTGCCCGCGTCGGCCATCAGCTTGCCGAGGTATTCGGTTAAGGCACGGCCAGCCAGATCTAGGCGGAAAGTGGCGTGAGGCATGGAGTATCCGTTGTGGATGGGGGAGACATAGGTAGCACCTGAGCCGGATTCCACTACCAAGCCGGTGGTCCGTCCGTAGGAGTAGACAGACAGCAGGGACTGGTGAGCCACATACATTGCTGGTACACGAAACTCTTCAAAGAGAAGTTCAGCCATTTTCTCCCGGTTTGTGGTTGGTGAAAGTGGGGCATCTGTCACCAAAATGCCATGCTCTTCCGGGCAGATGCGCAGCTCCCAGTAAAATGTGTGGTGCCATAGCTTCTCTAGGGCATCCCAGTCCGTCACAATGCCGTGGGTGATTGGCTTCTTTTTGACCACGTCCACCCTCTCTTTGGGAATGTTGTATCCGATGAAGTACTCTGGCCCTTCTTTTGTGGACCGGCTTTTCTGAGGGATGATCCCCACAGAACTTTTAAGTACTGTGCGGGGCTGCTCATCCCCAGAGAACCCAGCTTTGGTGTATCCAGAACCTGAGTCCACTATAATAGCGACAGTCTCTTTAAAAGCCTCTTTAGGAGCATTTTTGGGATATATTGCTGGACCACTAGATACTGTCCTAGGTGGAACCGGCGTAGAAGATCTACCTGCTGGGTTCCTCGATTTTGGCAAATGTTGCCTATCCATAATTAGTTCTAAATATGTTAACcttctattttctttctttcctctctTCACACACAACTGATCTGTACTTGTTGGAAATACACTGGGTTTATTTTAGTTGCCATGACAACCTGTGATATCATAATGTAACCATGAACCAGTTGTCATGAATAGAGTAGATTAAGGTGAGGAACAACTGTGACAGCAGGTGATTTCACAAAAGaagtgatgtcaattgttaatatgtgtgtgtgtgtctatatatatatatatatatatatatatatatatatatatatatatatatatatatatatatatgaacatatttgGAACATGGAAATATACGGTTGGTCAAGAATAACAGTAAACATGATAGCACTGTTTACAGCAATTTTTCGCCAGGCCTTTGGGATCCTACATGAATTTCTGACTGAATAATCTTTAATCTTATAGAGAGTTAAAATGATATTGAacttctttattgtattttaaacactagTCAATCTACAATCTACTATTAAAAATATATCTTGTTTATCATCTTCATTTTTGTTtctcaaagtatttttttgtggTGTATAGCTATAACTATAACTCAAATAATTCAAACTCATTTGTCACAATCTGTGTCTATACCTTCTTGCTTTCATTGACTTACTTGTTTCAGTGCTCTAATTGCTTTTGACCCTAACTACCTCCCCCAAATTGAGAGAGTGTATCTCTCTGACCCCTCTGGATTCCAACAAATTACTTGAATGACTTCATGCCACATTATTTATTGACTGACTCCCTTCCTCCCCTTCCATTGATGTGTTAGTGGTCTTGTGCAATCAGTTACTGTcaatacagtatttttcaatcTGAATGAAACTAAATAAGATTTTACAAAAGGTTTTACAGTCTCTTTTTCAGCATTTGTAATGTTTGTCTTCTGGAGTAAAGTTTCTTCAGATTTCTTTACCTATTTTAGATTTATAGCCCCTCTAAACCTATAATATTTTAGTATTAGTTTTGAATACAGTATCGCCCCaagtttttctttcttaatttatttatattctcATTCTATTTGTATCTGTTGTTTTCCAGCATTTTCCCTTTTTTGTCTATTTTTCTCTAGCTTTCACAAGGCGTTAAGATAATGGCCACGCATTCAAATGACTCAATCTACTCAAATCATCTTAGCGTCCATGGCCCAATAGTTTTCTTCAGCATGAAGTAGCAACACAAATTTTCTTACAATGCTGCATGACCTGAAGGTAGTGTTTATAATATGGCTTGGAGTCATCTTTATCTTCTTGGTGTTATGTTTAAAATTGACCCTTATTTTCCTTAACAAATGATTTACCTTTTCTGGTATTGAAGTTGTAGCAATGGAGCTTCACCCTCATCTACTCTTTATGATGAGTTTCTGTCCAGCGATCGACTGGCACACAACACCATACGGTCTCTTTTGCATTACAAACAGCACTGCATTtcaagattaatttttttttgtcattttagtCCGTTAAGAGACAAATTTGACAGATGCAGTCCAACAATTtgagcacagacagacagacataattCAAGAAGAATACAGAATACACAATATTATGTTAGTGTATTTAATGGTAGGTGACAAATGATGAGGGTGATGAGGGCAACAGCATGGCAGAATCCGGGTATGATCATGACGTATTTCACACTGGCAAACATAAAGAAGTGAATTGAAACAACAGACTTAAAAGTGTAAATTCATTAAAACATGAACTGTTACAACAGATTGTCCAATGTTTTACTTACTTAAGAAAATATAATTCCAAAACTTAATGAAGAATTCCATTTTGGGAAACAGAAATCTCCATCCACATACATCATCAGCACTACTCCAAGCTGACAACTTACCTACCTGGATGCATCACCTGCTGAAATAAGGAGAGATGCACCAAGACTGGAATGGGAAGTGTGGTTGTTAGTTAAGTGcatattcttattttttcattcctGTTGAAAGTTCAAATCTCAGAATATAGGGTCTAGTTTAATAACAGTTACAACCATTTCTGCATAATGAGATATACGCAGGATAGACAGACaggccattgaaaaaaaaaaaaaaatactgatccAGTTAGTGATTACTAAGAGAGACAAGCGTACTGATTGTACAATAGATAATATCTAATTATGGTGATTAGAATAAGGGGGAAAATATTCTGCCTGGGGGAAACGCAAACTTGAACCTGTTTTAAGAGAATAAATGGTCCAAACACAATGTAAATTGGCTACAGAAAGAAGATGTACTATGTGAAGTTTATGGGAAGTTTATGGGAAGTGTATTCCCAGAAATGGACCTCAAGACAGCTGCAAATGTCCAGTTTGTCCATTGATCTGTACCTAATAGATCTACATGTTGGACGTCAGAAATATTAGATTTTGTGAGCAAAtcaataatacaaatgcaaaattaAAGAAGACGGATTGATacagatataaaataaatgttgcttATATGGAATGGCATAGGTACCTCATACGAGAATGTGGGTcttatttcaaattttaaaatgaaacttaaactcaatttaaaaacagttattttaaagcCTCCAGGGAATTCTGGGCTAGAAATTTGCAGTCTGTTCTCCCAATTCTACTATGGCC
This genomic stretch from Acipenser ruthenus chromosome 16, fAciRut3.2 maternal haplotype, whole genome shotgun sequence harbors:
- the LOC117412530 gene encoding actin-3-like, which produces MDRQHLPKSRNPAGRSSTPVPPRTVSSGPAIYPKNAPKEAFKETVAIIVDSGSGYTKAGFSGDEQPRTVLKSSVGIIPQKSRSTKEGPEYFIGYNIPKERVDVVKKKPITHGIVTDWDALEKLWHHTFYWELRICPEEHGILVTDAPLSPTTNREKMAELLFEEFRVPAMYVAHQSLLSVYSYGRTTGLVVESGSGATYVSPIHNGYSMPHATFRLDLAGRALTEYLGKLMADAGNRFSSQEKPVVREIKKQCCYISQDYEAELRSEERGYLMDYVLPDGHAITLGSERFRCPEILFCPSTLGVSEAGIHVMTMNSLQKCPTEQHEQMMDSIMVCGGSSLLRGFPERLKKEMIKLAPRGAKINVIAGPHREFSAWVGGSIMACLNSFQPMWVSSQDYNERGPFMVHHKCY